The Streptomyces sp. WZ-12 genome segment CGGTGGCGTGATCCGGACACGGGTCAGCGAGGTCAGGGAGACCGGTCGTGACACCATGGGCGTCCAACTGATCAACCTGGGCAAGCGAGATGCCGTCGTCGGTATCGCGCGCAACGCCGAGGCCGGCCGGGAGGCCGAGGAGGTCGACGGGCCCGACGGGGTCGAGGAGACCGGCGCGGCCGAGGAGTCCGGGTCCACCGCAGTCGAGGGCGAGCAGCCCGCGGCGGAGTAACACGAGGAGTAGGTCGTGAGGGGAGCCACGGGCGCTGCGACGGGCAAGGCGGGAGTCACCTCGGACTCCGCGGCGGAGCCCGCAACGAAGGAACGCAGCGCCCGTGGCTCCGTCGCGTCCGACGGCGCCCGGGAGAAGGGCGTCCACGAGGGGGGAACCGTGAGCAACACCCGTCAGCCGCAACCCCAGCCACAACCCCAGTCCCGGCCGCAGACGAAGGCCGCCGGCCAGGGACAACCACAGGGCGGCGCCCAGCAGCCCTACCAGCCGCCCCAGGCGTACCACACGGGCGCCGGGGGCCCCGGTGCCGAACAGGCCGTGCGCAAGCCGCGTACGGGCGCCAGCACGGCACCGCGGACCCGCAAGGCCCGCCTCCGGGTGGCGCGCACCGACCCCTGGTCGGTGATGAAGGTCAGCTTTCTGCTCTCCGTCGCGCTGGGCATCTGCACCGTGGTGGCGGTGGCGGTGCTGTGGATGGTGATGGACGCGATGGGCGTCTTCTCCACCGTCGGCAAGACGATCAGCGAGGCGACCGGCTCCGCCGAGGGCGGCGGCTTCGACCTCCAGTCGTTCCTCTCGTTGCCGCGGGTGCTGCTGTTCACCTCCGTCATCGCGGTGATCGACGTGGTGCTGGCGACCGCGTTGGCCACCCTCGGCTCCTTCATCTACAACCTGTCGGCGGGCTTCGTCGGTGGCGTGGAGCTGACGCTCGCGGAGGACGAGTGAGGGCTGCCGGCGGGCCGTCCGCACCGGGCGTGCTGAGGGCCTCCGGAACCGATTTTGGGAACGCCTCTGAAGTGCGCTAATCTTCTGGTGCAGCGAGCGAGCGGCTATAGCTCAGACGGTTAGAGCGCTTCCCTGATAAGGAAGAGGCCCCAGGTTCAAGTCCTGGTAGCCGCACCGCAGTATCGGCCCGGTCGGAGGTTTCTCCGACCGGGCCGATGCCTTTGTCGACACTTTCCGGTCCCGGGAACCGAAGCCGGGCGCGATTCGTTGTGAAGAAGCGGGAGTTGGGCTCCTTCGGTGCCTCCGGACGGGGTGTTGCCGAGTGCGGGCTAGATAACCGATCGATATCGGCCGGTGTGTATCATCGGCCGACATAGAGGTCCCCTACGTCAACGAAAGACGAGGTCGCGCGGTGAAGAAGCTGATCCTGGTCGCACTGGCCGCCATCGGCGGGCTCCTCGTGTACCGCCAGATCCAGGCGGATCGCGCCGAGCAGGATCTGTGGACGGAGGCGACCGACTCCGTGCCCGCAGGTTCCGGTGTGTGAGACCACACGCACAGCACAGTTCGTATGGACCCCGGTCGCCCCAAGGGCGGCCGGGGTTTCGTACGTGTCGGGGGCGGGCAGAGGGCCCCTGATTTTGCTATCGCACACCCATGGATTGCAGTGGCAAATCCGCTGGTCGTGAGGCCGATGACCGGGTGGTGACCGGTGGGACGCGAGGGGGACGAGAGATGGCACGACCACCACGCAGGCGGGCGGCGGTGCCGGAGGCGGGGGCCTCCACGGCGCGAACGAAGTGGAGAGCCCGGGGGACTTGGGGGACGGCGTTACTGGCGCTCACCGCGGCGGTGCTGCCGGCCTCGGCGGCCCCCCGGGCGACGCCGGCGGCCGACGGCAGCGGATTGGTGATGGTCCTCGACTCCTCGCGCGCGATGGCCGGGAGCGACGGCGCCGGCGGCACCCTCATCGCCGCCGCCCGCAAGGCCGTCGGCGGCGTCGCGGACGCGCTGCCCGAGGGCTATCCCACCGGTCTGCGGGTCTACGGCGCGGACGAGCCCAAGGGTTGCGACGACACCCGTCTCGCGCAGCCCGTCGGCCCGTTGGACCGCGGCGGCCT includes the following:
- a CDS encoding DUF3566 domain-containing protein, whose translation is MRGATGAATGKAGVTSDSAAEPATKERSARGSVASDGAREKGVHEGGTVSNTRQPQPQPQPQSRPQTKAAGQGQPQGGAQQPYQPPQAYHTGAGGPGAEQAVRKPRTGASTAPRTRKARLRVARTDPWSVMKVSFLLSVALGICTVVAVAVLWMVMDAMGVFSTVGKTISEATGSAEGGGFDLQSFLSLPRVLLFTSVIAVIDVVLATALATLGSFIYNLSAGFVGGVELTLAEDE
- a CDS encoding DLW-39 family protein, translating into MKKLILVALAAIGGLLVYRQIQADRAEQDLWTEATDSVPAGSGV